A portion of the Rhodococcus pseudokoreensis genome contains these proteins:
- a CDS encoding GMC family oxidoreductase translates to MSAGTYDYVIAGGGTAGCVLAGRLTEDPTVRVLLLEAGGNDRHPFIHVPAGFAKLTSSKYDWGFSSVPQEHCNGRVIPLAQGKVIGGGGSINAQVFTRGAHEDYDEWALKYGCAGWSFDEIQKYFLRSEDNERLSAPYHGTDGPLGVSDPVNPHPLSKSFVQAGQEFGLPFNGDFNGDHQHGVGLYQTTTKNARRCSAAVAYLAPSRKRPNLTVRENVTVSRVLLDGGRATGIEVLTPHGVATFRASREVLVAAGAFGSPKILQLSGIGHPDDLRDANVGVTHALPGVGRNLHDHCDLDVIYELREYQSLDRLNLIRPATAKAGLEYAAFRRGPLASTVVEAGGFSFGHAGESIPDLQFHFLPAAGVEAGVAAVRPGYGCTLNSYALRPESRGSVKIRSNDPTAQPLIDPNFLATDFDLESSIEGLRQSREIMAQSSMARHIKAEHLAGGLSVNTKDDYVKFVRAYGRTSYHPVGTCAMGVGDEAVVSPELKVRGIEGLRVVDSSVMPRIVSSNTQAPTVMIAEKAVDLIRGEG, encoded by the coding sequence ATGAGTGCCGGCACGTACGACTACGTCATCGCAGGCGGCGGCACCGCGGGGTGTGTGCTGGCCGGACGGCTGACCGAGGACCCGACGGTCCGGGTTCTCCTGCTCGAGGCCGGCGGCAACGACCGGCATCCGTTCATCCATGTTCCCGCGGGGTTCGCGAAACTCACCTCGAGCAAATACGACTGGGGATTCTCGAGCGTCCCGCAGGAGCATTGCAACGGGCGCGTCATCCCGCTCGCTCAGGGCAAGGTCATCGGCGGCGGCGGCTCGATCAACGCCCAGGTGTTCACCCGCGGCGCGCACGAGGACTACGACGAGTGGGCGCTCAAATACGGTTGCGCCGGATGGTCGTTCGACGAGATCCAGAAGTACTTCCTCCGGTCCGAGGACAACGAGCGGCTGTCGGCGCCGTATCACGGGACCGACGGCCCGCTCGGGGTCTCCGATCCCGTGAACCCCCATCCGCTGTCGAAGTCGTTCGTCCAGGCGGGGCAGGAATTCGGGTTGCCGTTCAACGGCGACTTCAACGGCGATCACCAGCACGGTGTCGGCCTCTACCAGACGACCACGAAGAACGCCCGCCGGTGCAGCGCCGCGGTCGCGTACCTCGCACCCTCCAGGAAGCGGCCCAACCTGACGGTCCGGGAGAACGTCACCGTGTCGCGGGTTCTGCTCGACGGCGGCCGCGCCACCGGGATCGAGGTGCTCACCCCGCACGGCGTGGCGACGTTCCGCGCGTCGCGCGAGGTGCTCGTCGCTGCGGGCGCGTTCGGATCACCCAAGATCCTGCAGCTGTCGGGAATCGGTCATCCCGACGACCTCCGGGACGCGAACGTCGGGGTGACCCATGCCCTTCCGGGTGTCGGCCGAAACCTGCACGATCACTGTGACCTCGACGTCATCTACGAACTCCGCGAATACCAGAGTCTCGACCGCCTGAACCTGATCCGTCCGGCCACAGCCAAGGCGGGTCTCGAGTACGCGGCCTTCCGGCGGGGTCCGCTGGCGTCGACCGTCGTCGAGGCGGGCGGGTTCAGTTTCGGGCACGCGGGGGAGTCGATCCCGGACCTGCAGTTCCACTTCCTGCCCGCCGCCGGCGTCGAGGCAGGGGTCGCGGCGGTCCGCCCGGGATACGGCTGCACCCTGAACTCGTACGCGCTGCGGCCGGAGAGCCGCGGCTCAGTGAAGATCAGGTCGAACGATCCCACCGCCCAGCCGCTGATCGACCCGAACTTCCTCGCCACCGACTTCGACCTCGAGTCGAGCATCGAGGGTCTGCGGCAGAGCCGGGAGATCATGGCGCAGTCGTCGATGGCCCGGCACATCAAGGCCGAGCACCTGGCCGGCGGCCTGTCCGTGAACACCAAGGACGACTACGTGAAGTTCGTTCGCGCATACGGTCGTACGTCGTACCACCCGGTCGGCACGTGCGCGATGGGCGTTGGCGACGAGGCCGTGGTCTCACCGGAACTGAAGGTGAGGGGCATCGAGGGTCTGCGGGTGGTCGACTCGTCCGTCATGCCGCGGATCGTCAGTTCCAACACGCAGGCTCCCACCGTGATGATCGCCGAGAAGGCCGTCGATCTGATCCGTGGGGAAGGATGA